CCTCCTGGTCCGCGGTCATGTCGTAGATCGCGCCGAGGTGCACCACATGCTCCGGCGGTTCGGGCAGGCTCGCCGGGTCGACGCCCAGCCCGTCCGCGGTGAGGTCGCCGGAGACCGGGACCACCCGCTCCGGATTCGGCCACCGCTCGGTGAGCTCGGCCAGCCGCTCCCTGGACCGCTGGCGCACCAGCACGTACACCCGGGCGCAGTCCGGCCTGGTCAGCAGCCTGCGCACCAGCCTGCGGCCGAGGAAACCGGTGCCGCCGGTGACGAAGTAACTGGTCATCGCGTCCTCCCGGAGCCGAGTAAGTACCTGGAACATAATGTACCGGATACTTTTCCGGGGGGCGGGCGTCGCCCGTACCCACGCCGGGGTGTTCCCGGTCTAGGCTGGTCGCGGACTGATCGCAGCAGGAAGGGGAGTCCAGGGTGAAGCAGGAGGGCAGTCTCCTCGGGCTGGCCAGCGCCGTGGTCGGGCTGGTGTTCGCGGTGAGCAAGCTGCGCCAGGCGCGCAAGGAGAAGGACAAACTGCGGCTGGCCAACGCCGTGGCGGGCGCGGCCGCGGTCGCCACCGAGGTGGCCATCGCCGTCCGCGCCCGCCGGTCGAAGCGCCGCTGAGCGGGCTACTCCGGGCTGTTCTGGGGACCGTCCTGGTCGTCTTCCCGGTGGTCTTCCCGGTCGCCCTTTCGCGGGCGGCCCCGTGGTCGCATCTTGTGCACGTTGCCAGGGAGCCGCCCGGCGTCGGAAAGGGCCTTGCGCAGCAGGAACTCGATCTGCGCGTTGGTGCTGCGCAACTCGTCGGCCGCCCAGCGGGCGAGTGCGTCGTGCACCGCCGGGTCCAGCCGGAGCAGGACCTTCTTCCGCTCCGTCATCGGGAACCGTTACTGGTAGAGCGACCCGGTGTTCACCACCGGCTGGGTGTCCCGGTCGCCGACCAGCACCACCAACAGGTTGCTCACCATGGCGGCCTTGCGCTCCTCGTCCAGGTCCACCACGTCCTGCTCGGCGAGCCGGTCCAGCGCCATCTCCACCATGCCGACCGCGCCCTCCACGATCCGCTTGCGCGCGGCCACCACGGCGCCCGCCTGCTGCCTGCGCAGCATCGCCTGGGCGATCTCCGGCGCGTAGGCCAGGTGCGTGATCCGGGACTCGATCACGGTCACCCCGGCCGAGGCCACCCGTGCGGCGATCTCGGTGCACAACTGCTCGGCGACCTCCTGGGTGTTGTCCCGCAGTGAGGACCGCTGCTCCTGGTGGGCGTCGTAGGGGTAGCTGTTGGCGATATGCCGCACCGCGGTCTCGCTCTGGATGCTGACGAACTCCACGAAGTCGTCCACCTCGAACATCGCCTGCGCGGTGTCCTCCACCTTCCACACCACCACGGCGGCGATCTCGATCGGGTTGCCGTCGGCGTCGTTCACCTTGGCCACGCCGGTCTCGTGGTTGCGGATCCGGGTGGACACCGCGCTGCGCACTGAGATCGGGTTCACCCACTGCAACCCGTGTGAGCGCAGGGTGCCGGTGTAGCGGCCGAGGAACTGCACCACCCGCGCCTCCCCCGGCGCGACCGGGGTGAGTCCTCCCGCCAGTACCGGCGCGGCGAGCACCAGCAAGGAGCCGACGATGATCATCGGAATACCCGCGCCCTGGTTGCCGTCGGCAGCCTGCACGATGCCGAGCACCACCAGCAGACCACCGCCGAGGAAGGCCAGCAGTACCACCCCGAGTACGGGGAACCCGCTCACCGAGCGGGCCTGCCGCTCGGTGACCTGCGGTTTCGGCATGTCCAGCTGGATCTCCTCGGGTCCGCCGGTTAGCTGCTGCTGCGTCATCTCTTGTCCCCTTTCGGTCCCCGGTGTTGTCACAACCATAGCATAGTGATATCACTTTTAACCACGAGCAGATGGGGAGGTAAGGATGAGACAGGGCCAGCGTTTGGAGATCGACCGGATCTCCAAGCGGTACGGATCGGTGGTCGCCCTGCGCGAGATGACCTTCGACGTGCGGGCGGGCGAGCTCTTCGGTTTCGTCGGCAGCAACGGAGCGGGCAAGACCACCGCGATGCGAATCGCCCTCGGCGTGCTGACCGCCGACTCCGGCGAGGTCCGCTGGGCGGGTAGGCCGATCACGCTGGAGAACCGGCGGCACATCGGCTACATGCCCGAGGAGCGCGGGCTGTACCCGAAGATGAAGGTGGCCGACCAGCTGGTCTACCTCGCGCGGCTGCACGGCATGTCCAAGGCCGAGGCATGGCGGTCCGCGCAGGAGTGGATGGAGCGGCTCGGCGTCGCCGCGCGGCGGGACGACGCGGTGGAGAAGCTCAGCCTCGGCAACCAGCAGCGGGTGCAGCTGGCCGCCGCGCTGGTGCACGACCCGGAGATCCTGGTGCTGGACGAGCCCTTCTCCGGGCTGGACCCGGTCGCGGTGGACGTGATGAGCACCGTGCTCAGGGAGAAGTGCGCGCGGGGGACCCCGGTGGTGTTCTCCAGCCACCAGCTCGACCTGGTCGAGCGGTTGTGCGACCGGGTCGGCATCGTCCGCAGTGGACAGATGGTGGCCTGCGGCACGGTCGCCGAGCTGTCCGCGGGCGGCAACGTCCAGCTGGTGGTGGACGCTCCGGCGGCGCAACCGGGCTGGGCGGACCGGATCGCCGGGGTCGGCACGGTCGGCCACGAGGACGGCAAGACGGTGCTCGAGCTCGGCCCCGGCGCCGATGATCAGCTCGTGCTCAAGGCCGCGCTGGCGACCGGTCCGGTGCGCGAGTTCGCGCGCAGGCAGCCGAGCCTGACCGAGCTGTTCCGCAACGTCGTCACCGAGCACGGTGCCAGCGAAGGGAAAGCGGCATGAACTCGATACTTCTGGTGGCCTCGCGGGAAATCAACACCAGGCTGCGGTCCAAGGCCTATGTGGTGACCACCCTGCTGCTGATGATCCTGATCGTCGCGTTCACCGTGGTGATGAAGCTGGTCAGCGGCAGCGGAGGGGCGGACGCCACGGTCGGGTTCACCGCGCAGAACAGCAGCCTCGCCGCGCCGATGCGAGCCGCGGCGACCACCGTGGGCCAGACCGTGGAAACCCCGACCGTCGCGGACGAGGCCGCGGGGCGGGAACGGGTCGAGTCCGGGGACCTGGACGCCCTGGTGGTCGGGGACGGCAGCAGGCTGGAGGTGATGGTCGACCAGGACCTGGACCGTGGCCTGCGCACGGCGCTGAACGTGCTGGCCAGCCAGCTGGCGCTGAACCAGGAGATCACCGACCTCGGTGGCGATCCGGCGCGGGTGAACGCGGCGGTGGCCGAGGCTTCCGTGCAGGTCAGGCCGCTGAACCCGCCGAACGACTACGGCCCCGAGCAGCTGATCATCGGCATCATCGTCGGCGGCCTGATCTACATGTCGGTGTTGATCAACGGCCAGCTCGTCGCCCAGGGCGTGGTCGAGGAGAAGACCAGCAGGGTGGTGGAGCTGCTGCTGTCCACCATCCGCCCCTGGCAGCTGATGGCGGGCAAGGTGCTCGGCATCGGCACGCTCGGCCTGGTGCAGATGGCCGCGATCGCGATCGTCGGGGTGGTCTCCGGCCTGTCCACCGGCGTGCTGACCCTGTCCGTCTCGGCGGCCGCGGGCACCGTGGTCTGGCTGATCG
The sequence above is drawn from the Amycolatopsis aidingensis genome and encodes:
- a CDS encoding SPFH domain-containing protein, translated to MTQQQLTGGPEEIQLDMPKPQVTERQARSVSGFPVLGVVLLAFLGGGLLVVLGIVQAADGNQGAGIPMIIVGSLLVLAAPVLAGGLTPVAPGEARVVQFLGRYTGTLRSHGLQWVNPISVRSAVSTRIRNHETGVAKVNDADGNPIEIAAVVVWKVEDTAQAMFEVDDFVEFVSIQSETAVRHIANSYPYDAHQEQRSSLRDNTQEVAEQLCTEIAARVASAGVTVIESRITHLAYAPEIAQAMLRRQQAGAVVAARKRIVEGAVGMVEMALDRLAEQDVVDLDEERKAAMVSNLLVVLVGDRDTQPVVNTGSLYQ
- a CDS encoding ABC transporter permease; amino-acid sequence: MNSILLVASREINTRLRSKAYVVTTLLLMILIVAFTVVMKLVSGSGGADATVGFTAQNSSLAAPMRAAATTVGQTVETPTVADEAAGRERVESGDLDALVVGDGSRLEVMVDQDLDRGLRTALNVLASQLALNQEITDLGGDPARVNAAVAEASVQVRPLNPPNDYGPEQLIIGIIVGGLIYMSVLINGQLVAQGVVEEKTSRVVELLLSTIRPWQLMAGKVLGIGTLGLVQMAAIAIVGVVSGLSTGVLTLSVSAAAGTVVWLIVWYLLGFFSYAIVFAALGALVSRQEDVGGAVAPPLMLIIAGWVVGISILPSDPGNSLAETMSIIPAFSPTLMPMRLAMGGVPIWQAALALVLVAAMIPALIWLAGRIYRNAVMRTGAKVRFRDALRTS
- a CDS encoding ABC transporter ATP-binding protein produces the protein MRQGQRLEIDRISKRYGSVVALREMTFDVRAGELFGFVGSNGAGKTTAMRIALGVLTADSGEVRWAGRPITLENRRHIGYMPEERGLYPKMKVADQLVYLARLHGMSKAEAWRSAQEWMERLGVAARRDDAVEKLSLGNQQRVQLAAALVHDPEILVLDEPFSGLDPVAVDVMSTVLREKCARGTPVVFSSHQLDLVERLCDRVGIVRSGQMVACGTVAELSAGGNVQLVVDAPAAQPGWADRIAGVGTVGHEDGKTVLELGPGADDQLVLKAALATGPVREFARRQPSLTELFRNVVTEHGASEGKAA